In Spinacia oleracea cultivar Varoflay chromosome 5, BTI_SOV_V1, whole genome shotgun sequence, a single window of DNA contains:
- the LOC130461562 gene encoding uncharacterized protein, which translates to MTGVRNQYERRSKHKHDKQATNPVDTEERNKNERAKETEPVVPQSLLNDIMNNLEDPEHHTNQETEVNTNEKSNDNGNQEQESDLTQGRKETVRFQTKHNLSNRKLIGIHVYQYAISWDLLNFSMETETQTNAETEPIINEETNANVNKEQEEVNQKNDKRRKHIAKRKQGNEIVVRDVKKHKSAIVVHLGSKDCVEVDNKSKPVEKKKARLLVQRIPPNWFMALIPKIPRQHRAAIRKIGFGAFLDLDIGAHKSAFSAELVTSLDANRVNLVMDNKEEIDIQLKDIHLVYGLPIGGRKIVEPKKEEDEEWVSFLRTWRGFFNMESGSPYLSKVLDRLNELCEKDLCDEFLWHFVVCVVNTCICSTSRPEVAYKFLYSCMDIQKIHELDWCHYTFVNMKIAAEKWKGGNAYFTGPLPFLLITYFDRLQREKIVQPREFPLLSVWNSERIEERMKIENKRGFGKGVVLKRIAYEGLPEEQVEEHIYQKDPHLQAGSSTSSYNIMGFLDKFGDLAKALASNINEMYVMVDKASDLFKEGDTAEELKRLVDNIWSKYTNKPTEPILPEAQEKVKSPSVLSQYKQMFDEPGFIEELDVVMAKAWEDYQERIGMSKKFVKPRPTKKKKKARDESDILGFKLLTQSQTDEEEEQPLPFATTTTHIFVQESESPESPVILSDIPSSSALKPTEVISLDSAESFENMDLDLDLDLAFGVQKSLENAANNVKSQEPTDTENATNKPSSGKDDDPKERASDVVPTEATLGNNDQQMGTETTKTPTGLDIDGKQAGSPKYEEPKQKIDEQEG; encoded by the exons ATGACTGGAGTACGAAACCAATACGAACGACGAAG CAAACACAAACACGACAAACAAGCAACAAATCCAGTCGATACTGAAGA AAGGAATAAGAATGAACGCGCCAAAGAAACGGAGCCAGTTGTCCCGCAATCACTTCTGAACGACATCATGAACAATTTAGA GGATCCCGAACATCAcaccaatcaagaaactgaagtTAACACCAATGAAAAAAGCAATGataatggaaaccaagaacAAGAGTCTGATCTCACTCAAGGACGGAAAGAGACTGTCAGGTTTCAGACAAAACATAATCTCTCAAATAGAAAACTG ATTGGTATTCATGTGTATCAATATGCAATAAGCTGGGACCTACTAAACTTTTCTat GGAAACCGAAACTCAAACCAATGCAGAAACTGAACCTATCATCAATGAAGAAACCAATGCCAATGTAAACAAAGAACAAGAGGAAGTGAATCAGAAGAATGACAAAAGAAGGAAACATATTGCAAAAAGGAAACAAGGGAATGAAATTGTTGTTAGAGATGTCAAGAAGCACAAGTCTGCAATTGTTGTGCACTTGGGATCAAAAGACTGTGTAGAAGTGGATAACAAATCAAAACCGGTGGAGAAGAAAAAGGCTAGACTTTTGGTACAAAGAATACCACCAAATTGGTTCATGGCACTTATTCCTAAAATTCCGAGACAACACAGAGCTGCCATTAGGAAAATAGGCTTTGGTGCCTTCCTTGATTTAGATATTGGTGCCCATAAGTCTGCGTTTTCTGCTGAACTTGTAACAAGCTTAGACGCCAACAGAGTTAATTTGGTGATGGATAATAAAGAAGAAATAGATATTCAGTTGAAAGACATACACCTTGTGTACGGGCTTCCAATAGGAGGAAGGAAAATAGTGGAACCGAAgaaggaagaagatgaagaatggGTTTCATTTCTGAGAACATGGAGGGGATTCTTTAACATGGAAAGTGGAAGTCCATACCTGTCAAAAGTATTGGATAGGTTGAATGAGTTATGTGAAAAAGACTTGTGTGATGAATTTTTATGGCATTTCGTGGTGTGTGTAGTGAATACTTGTATATGCTCAACATCAAGACCGGAAGTGGCATACAAGTTTCTGTATAGCTGCATGGACATACAGAAAATTCATGAATTAGACTGGTGCCATTACACTTTTGTAAATATGAAGATAGCTGCTGAAAAATGGAAAGGAGGAAATGCTTATTTCACTGGACCATTGCCTTTCTTACTG ATTACATATTTTGACCGGTTGCAAAGGGAGAAGATTGTGCAACCAAGAGAGTTCCCTCTCCTTTCAGTCTGGAACAGTGAGAGGATAGAAGAAAGAATGAAGATTGAAAACAAGAGGGGCTTTGGAAAGGGGGTTGTGCTCAAAAGAATAGCTTATGAAGGATTACCAGAAGAACAAGTTGAAGAACACATATACCAGAAAGATCCTCACTTGCAAGCAGGCTCATCAACTTCATCCTACAACATTATG GGCTTTCTGGACAAATTTGGGGATTTGGCTAAGGCACTGGCTTCAAATATCAACGAGATGTATGTTATGGTAGATAAAGCATCTGACCTTTTCAAAGAAGGCGATACAGCAGAGGAACTGAAAAGGCTGGTCGATAATATTTGGAGCAAGTACACAAATAAGCCAACTGAGCCAATTCTGCCCGAAGCACAAGAAAAAGTCAAGAGTCCTTCAGTTCTTAGCCAGTACAAACAAATGTTTGATGAACCTGGATTCATTGAGGAATTGGACGTGGTAATGGCTAAGGCATGGGAAGATTACCAAGAGAGAATAGGTATGAGTAAGAAATTTGTCAAGCCACGtccaacaaaaaagaaaaagaaggcaAGAGATGAATCTGATATATTAGGCTTCAAATTGTTGACCCAAAGCCAAACCGATGAAGAAGAAGAGCAACCCCTCCCATTTGCTACAACAACGACACACATCTTTGTTCAAGAATCAGAATCACCAGAATCACCAGTGATCCTTAGTGATATTCCATCTTCATCTGCATTAAAGCCAACAGAAGTGATTTCTCTCGACAGTGCTGAATCGTTTGAAAatatggatttggatttggacttggatCTGGCATTTGGAGTTCAAAAATCCTTGGAAAATGCAGCAAACAATGTCAAAAGCCAAGAACCAACAGACACAGAAAATGCAACAAACAAGCCAAGTTCGGGTAAAGATGATGACCCTAAGGAAAGAGCGTCTGATGTTGTTCCAACAGAGGCTACTTTGGGTAACAATGATCAGCAAATGGGAACAGAAACTACTAAAACACCAACTGGTTTAGATATTGATGGAAAGCAAGCTGGTTCGCCAAAATATGAGGAGCCAAAACAGAAAATAGATGAGCAGGAGGGGTAA